AATGTTATGTTCCTTCACCATGCGCGCGACCAACGGCACAAGCGCTTCGAATTGCGCCTCCGAAAAGTCGCGATAACCGTGCAGGTGGCCGGGGTGATCGAGTTCGATCCCGATGCTAGCGGAATTCACATCCTTGTGGCCACGCCAGTAGGAAAGGCCTGCGTGCCAGGCGCGTTTCTCTTCGGGAACGAGACGAGTCACCTCGCCCGCTTCGGAAATGAGGTAATGCGCGGAAACCTTGGCTTCCGGATCGCACATACGCTCCAGCGCGACGTCCGCACTCGTCATCTCCGTATAGTGGATGACCAGCATGGAAATGGGCAGGCTGCGTTCGTCGAAATTGGGTGAGAGACACTCGCGATGGACGAGTTCGTCTCCGGTCGGGCCTCCTTGGGCGCTCAACCGATCAGACCTTCGGGTTCGGGCAGGACCGCGCCGAGCACCAGGGCCTCGTCGGTGCGTGCGTACTGCAGACCGCCGCCCGATTCCTCTGCGAGCAAGGCGATCATGTGCGCAGCGGCAGTGCGGCTCGACAGTTCGGAGGAAGGGAGGCTGCCTTCGATTGCCTTGCCGATCGTTTCATCGAAGGCGATCTTGGAACCCGTGGCGCGCACCACGATTTCGCAATTGCCGTCGCGCACCTCGGCGCCGACATCCAGCGTCCCGCCCCGCACCAGTGCATCGATTGCGATCTGGGCGAAGTTGAGCAGGACTTTGACGGAAGGCTTGGAAAGGTTGGCGGTTTCGATCGCCCAGTTGATCTCGATCTTGTTCTTGTCCGCGACGAGCGCCTCGATCAGCGAGCGCGGCTCTGCCACGTCGACGCGATCTCCGAACCCTCCGGCAGCGCCGAACGCGAGGCGGAAGAATTTCAACTTATTGGTGGAAATCGTCGCGCTCTGCTCGAGCAGCTCCATCACGCTAT
This DNA window, taken from Qipengyuania seohaensis, encodes the following:
- a CDS encoding histidine phosphotransferase family protein codes for the protein MTDSNPTDLAAMLCSRLCHDMLSPVGALSNGLELLAMETDPEMRNSVMELLEQSATISTNKLKFFRLAFGAAGGFGDRVDVAEPRSLIEALVADKNKIEINWAIETANLSKPSVKVLLNFAQIAIDALVRGGTLDVGAEVRDGNCEIVVRATGSKIAFDETIGKAIEGSLPSSELSSRTAAAHMIALLAEESGGGLQYARTDEALVLGAVLPEPEGLIG